A window of Gossypium raimondii isolate GPD5lz chromosome 7, ASM2569854v1, whole genome shotgun sequence genomic DNA:
tttatatttataaaaaatagtgaATAGTTAAATCATAGGTAGAGTGAtaagatatttataaataagtattcTCAATCTTTAAAGATCTTAtgtttagttgttttctttaagtattttatataaaatagtaaaagataaaaatattattaaaattaattttaagtaaagtTGGCATTGTGATATTaactcaatcaaatacattataTAAGTACAGATATACGAAAGGAACAAAATCTCATTATGCTTTGTCTCATTCCACTTCGCCATGGatgttaaaattcaaatatcactATCATCttcactcaatttaatatttgttagttattttaataatttcaatatgcatttgacatataaatacgACCACAAAGCATTGGGCTAAAATATTTTAGTGTTTAaggtataattatattatattagacataaatgaattttatctaattattactaaaatggaaattgattaaccaaattaaaagcTTCAACATTAATTAGAAAAGTGGTGAATCATATGTGAGCTTAAGAAGTAAATTTCAgaaatttccaatttcaatgCGAAGTTTTCTCTATGTGGTCCCACCTTCACTCCAATTACATGCTCCCACGTGGCCCAGCTAGTACGGTATTGAGTTGTCTTTGTATTCTCATTTTCCTGGTAAAATGAAACCGCTCATTCCCTTTCCTCATTTTCCATGCAAACGTAATTTCAGGAATTTGACAGCGTTCCATTTTTTGAACACGTCATCACATGGTCCCACGTGGCGAGATCCCATCGGCTACCGACAACAGACAAACAGTTCAACGGCGCACACTGCTAATTTGTGCCGCAACACCCCCTCTTCTATAACATTACATTAAATACGCGCTCTCCATTTTATATTCCAGTCAAAATATTTTGCAGGAAAATTCCCagtaagttttttcttttttcctccgAATCCGAGTTTTTCACTTCaatttagttgataaattttagCCAATAGATCCGTTAGCAGATCACTTTTCGCGATAATCTCTCATTTTTGGTATGTCCTGATTCTTGCTAATAAATCTATCTGTATTCTCAACTCGTTAATTTCAATCTCCATAGCATTTTCTTATTTGGTCAGTTATAAATTTCTAGCCTTTTTTTCCCCGTTTTGGATCTGTGGTCCAAGCTTAGGGCTTACTGTAACTTACATTTTAAACTGATAATTGAGATTTAGGGTCATAGGGTTTTCtaattttctccttttcattTAGTAGTTTTGAATCGGGTGGGAAAGTTAGGTGTCTTTTATGCGGGGATCTGTTGATTAGTTTGCTATTGAACTCTGATGAGACGCCGCCCAGTGACGCTGGGTCCTTTAGAAGCGATGGAGAAGGGTTCCCCTAAGAATCAACAAACCCGGCTCTGTTTCTTAGCCTCTTTATCAGCTTTTTTCTGGATTTTGCTTTTGTATTTCCATTTTGTAGTTCTAGGAAGTAGCCCTACAGTTGAGGAGTCGATTACATTACAACCAGTCAAATTAGAATCTCCTTTGGTTAATGTTGAGTCCGTTCCTTCTCCGGTGACCGATGCCCGTGTAGAGAAGGAGAAGCCCGCTCCTGTGAAACCTGTTCAGGATACAGCTGGTGAAAAGGTGGTGCCTTACCCGTTTATGAGAGCTTTGAGGACGGTGGAAAATAAGAGCGATCCATGTGGTGGAAGGTATATTTATGTGCATAAACTTCCTCCAAGGTTTAACGAGGATATGCTTAAGGAGTGTAGGAGTTTGAGCCTTTGGACTAATATGTGTAAATTTACTAGTAATAAAGGGCTTGGTCCTCCACTTGAGAATGTTGAAGGGGTATTTGAGAATACCGGGTGGTATGCCACGAATCAGTTTGCAGTGGATGTGATATTCAGTAATCGTATGAAGCAGTATGAGTGCTTGACCAATGATTCCTCGATCGCAGCTGCAATATTTGTACCATTTTATGCTGGCTTTGATATTGCAAGGTATCTTTGGGGATATAATATCTCAACAAGGGATGCTGCTTCGCTAGATTTGGTTGATTGGCTGATGAAGAGGCCTGAGTGGGGTATAATGGGAGGAAAGATCATTTTCTCGTGGCTGGTAGAATTACCTGGGATTTCAGGAGATTGAGTGATGAAGAATCTGATTGGGGTAATAAGCTTCTGTTTCTACCTGCTGCAAGGAATATGTCAATGCTTGTTGTTGAGTCAAGCCCTGGAATGCAAATGATTTTGGGATTCCATATCCAACCTACTTCCATCCTGCGAAGGATGAGGAAGTGTTTATCTGGCAAGATCGGATGAGAAAATTGGAGAGGAAGTGGCTATTCTCTTTTGCAGGTGCACCTCGTCCTGGTAATCCAAAGTCAATAAGGGGCAGATTATCAATCAGTGTAGGAATTCAAAGGTGTGCAAGTTGTTGGAATGTGATTTTGGGGAGAGCAAATGTCATTCACCAAGCAGCATAATGCAGATGTTTCAGAGCTCCCTCTTCTGCCTACAACCTCAAGGAGACTCATATACGAGGCGATCTGCTTTTGACTCAATGTTGGCTGGTTGTATTCCTGTCTTCTTCCATCCTGGCTCGGCATACACACAGTACACTTGGCATCTTCCCAAAATTTTACCACCTATTCAGTGTTCATCCCAGAAGATGATATCCGTAAAAGGAATGTTAGCATAGAGGAGAGGCTCAGTCAAATTTCTCCTGAGCAAGTGAAGATCATGAGAGAGACAGTCATAAATCTCATTCCTAGGCTGATATATGCAGATCCTCGCTCTAAACTGGAGACTCTTCGAGATGCTTTCGATGTCGCCGTACAGGCAGTCATTGACAAAGTAACAAGGTTGAGGAGGAACATTATCCAAGGTCGTACTGAATATGATAACTTTGTGGAAGAAAATAGTTGGAAATATGACTTGTTAGATGAAGGACAGCGAGAGGTTGGAGCTCATGAATGGGATCCTTTCTTCTCAAAACCGAAGGATGAGCAGAGAGATCAATCTGCAGAAGCTGCAAAAAATTCTTGGAAGAATGAGCAGAGAGAGCAATGATAACTAGAAGTTGATGAAGCAGTATAGAAACTCAACCAAAGCTGTAATGCAATCTCCAGAGTCTCAAAACAAAAGTTCCTGTTTTGAGTTGGGTGGTTTACAGGTATAACCTTGTAAGGGCCTTCTTGTGCGTCAACTATAGATATTACCCACTGAGCATCTTAGGCCCGAGGTTTAAAACATCTATACATAATCTCTGCACCAAACAAcagttaatataaaaatttctgCTTTTGAGCTATGTATTTTGGTTAGTGATTCTTTTTGATGTTTGTTATGATAGCTGAGATGTTGTCCGTTTGTCTGCTTAGATGTTACAGTATTATCAATGCATACAagaaataataactaataaccAGTTTTTGCTTCATTGTGGGGATTCAGGAATTGGCTTTTTATGTACGTTGAACCATTTATATTGATTACCTTTTGAGCAttgggtttcttcttccttgTGGAACATCTTGCTTTGCCTCAGCATGCAAGCATTCATTAAATGGTTATTAGTTATAGTAGTGCACCTTTTATTTTGTCTGTGTTTTCAAACTTTGAGCCTTTTCTAGTCATTCATTTATGTTCATGGTTTAGTGTTTGTTTAAGAAGTTTGTCCAACAGTCATATGATAGACAGGCTTGTATTACATACATGTTGTGGTAATTGGATTTGATTTAACCCCTAGGAAGGAAGTGTGTCAAAGCTGGTAACTGGATTTTGGAGCCAGCAAATGCACATATGGGCTTCGGCCCCCAAAAATACTATGGAGGTTGTAttgaattgtatttttttattgagaaaattagtctttatatattaaattaaagagtaaatttatcatatctgttaaaagttttattcATTTCTATGATTAAAAACCGGTATAGTTAATAGATCAATTaaacagtaaaatttttaatagtaaaattggtCTTATTTCCTATTAAAAACTGATTTTCTATTATCAAAACCAGTTTTACTGTTTAATTAGAAATCGGAATAGCTAATAGATCAATTAAACATAAGTGCAcactaaaattttactattaaaattggTCATGTATACTTTATGTTGTAGAGatcaattttaatagtaaaatttatttaacaaaagaattaatttactttttgattcaatatacatgaattaaattactatttttaggATAAAACGAGTAAAatgtaattcaatttttaatataaaattttcatgatatttttatctaaaaaagTAGATGCTAAGTTATAAAAAATCAGACATTGAAAGGACCCCAGAGAAAACTCTTATGGAGGGTGGTTCTCAAATTGTCGAGGAGCGTATGGTTGTTGAGGATGCTAGGAGTGATGAGTAGCTTAGTGAAATTAAGGCTATTATATCAATTGCTACGGTGAAGATGGGAGGTTCGTGTTCGACATATTTCGAGGGATCAAAATAGGGTTGCGGATTACATGGTTAAATGTACTGATATAGGGGACTCTTTGCTCCGTTTATTTGCAATTCCGTCGGTTTCGATTAGAGATTTGTTGGTTGAAAATCATAATAAatctagattttttttaatttataaattagttATTGTAATCGTCTAGTGTTATCTctcttttaaaaagaatattagACATTTAAAAATCGTGGGATAATAAATTGGTAGTAGACTTTGTTtactatgtttattttattttatgttttaattggtatttatatgtGGCTTTTGTTACACAAAAGGGTATCTAAGAaaacattgttaattttgtatGTTGTTGACTAAATTTAACACATGGTGAAATCAGTGATATCAcaatccaaaaattataaaaaaatttaagtaaaaaaattaacatattaaaaagactaaaaattttaaaaatttaataatgtttcataaaaatatataaaaggtatccatttttacaattttataatattttatacaattataaattcaattttataaaaaatcattttacacaaaatattttttataattttataaatttctagattttctaatatttaaattgtcaaatattatttgatgtagccagatacaaatttgaaaaagaagaagcataAGTTGTTCCCGTTGAAGAGATGATGGGCTTGAGCGTTTTCAACCGCGGTTATCTTCTTAGTTAAGCGTAGGtaccaaaaatgaatttaactttaaaaagttatatttaattattttggggttaaaatatatcataagttTTGTATTcttcacaaatttcaaatttagattcaactattaaagtttattttgttaaatttagattcATTGTAATGTCATCTTTTTAGTTATATTACTATCAAgtgattttttgttaaatatattattattttaaaatgtcgaactaataaatttaacaatattaataattgaacCTACATTTTGAGATTTAAAGAGTAGGGAAAtcgtaaataataatataatgattaaattttaaatttgcgAAGAATATAAGAAGGTATGAGATAGGTATTTCTTGGAAAAGTGTGTTCAACCACCATGTAACCTATATAACTTGGAGTTGCTTCAGTGAATTTCCCAAATTAAGAGTTTGGTAGGTTTCAGCCACTGACAGCTTCCCATGGAAAGGAAACTGTGTATGGGTTAAAGCTATAATGATTGGGATTTGGTTGTTTCTTTGCATCATTGCACATAGATTTTCCATAATATTTTACTGGATTTCAGTACCTTAGAACGATGGCAAATCAAAatcccaaataaaataaaattaaatacgtGGGGGAAAAGGGAAGGAGCCATTGAAGGCGTCTGCATTAATGCCACTTGAGCTAGCATTTAATGACGATTTCCTACGTTTACATGTACTTGCacactttttccttttatgaaTTTGCCGTTCAATCTTTGATGGAATGACGTTTGAAGAGAATGATGATGGTTTTAGAATGTATTAAAATCAAGCATAACATCTCGTGAGGCCAAGAGCCTGCCTGCCTGAGGATTTCAGCTCAGCTCCTTGAACAAAAAACCCAGAGCCACAACAAAGGATCCTCGTGAGGAAGAGCTCTTATGTTTCACGAGTTTCATATTCTTTCCTACATCTCAAACATGTTCCCAAAGCCATGTTTGAACTCTCTTCTTCCCCTTCAAATACCCCCCCCCCCACTTCCTCCTCACCTTCCAACTATCTTTGTCTCTACTTCTCTATGGAACCCAAATTGCACCTTTTCTTTTCAGCTCTTTGCTTCTACTTGGTTTCTGCATATGGAAACACTCTTCGCACTTACATTGTTCAGTTGCACCCACATGGCGTAACCAGTTCTTCGTTTCCTACTAAGTTTCTTTGGCATCTCTCATTTCTTGATCAAACTCTTTCCTCCGAGGAAGACTCTTCGTCTCGCCTTCTTTACTCTTATGGTTCTGCCATGGAAGGGTTTGCAGCTCTGTTGACTGAAACCGAGATAGAGTTATTGCGAGGTTTGCCTGATGTTGTTGCAGTCAGACCTGACCAGCTGCTTCAGCTTCAAACTACTTACTCTTACAAGTTCTTGGGACTTAGCTCCACTACAGATGGTGCTTGGGTTAAATCCGGATTCGGTCGTGGAACGATTATTGGGGTGCTTGACACAGGTGTTTGGCCCGAGAGTCCTAGTTTCGCTGACCAGGGAATGCCACCGGTTCCCAAAAGATGGAGGGGGATGTGCCAAGAAGGGCAAAACTTCAAGGCCACAAGTTGCAACCGTAAACTCATCGGTGCTAGGTTCTTTATAAAAGGTCATCATGTTTCCTCAGTGCCACCATCAGAAAACATGGTTGATGAGTACATATCACCCAGGGATTCCTCTGGGCATGGAACTCATACATCATCCACAGCTGGAGGAGTTTCTGTTCCAATGGCAAGTGTGCTTGGTAATGTTGCCGGTGTGGCCCGTGGAATGGCACCTGGAGCCCACATTGCAGTGTACAAAGTCTGCTGGTTCAATGGCTGTTACAGCTCCGATATTCTAGCTGCAATTGATGTTGCAATTGTGGACGGAGTTGATGTGCTTTCACTCTCTCTAGGTGGCTTCCCATTGCCACTTTTTGATGATAGCATAGCCATTGGCAGTTTCCGAGCAGTCGAGCATGGCATATCAGTGATTTGTGCTGCAGGAAACAATGGGCCAATTCAAAGTTCAGTTGCCAATATAGCTCCTTGGATTGCTACCATTGGTGCTAGCACACTCGATCGGAAGTTTCCAGCTATAGTTCGGATGGGCAATGGAGAATATGTTTATGGCGAGTCTTTGTTCCCTGGGAAGAGTTTACCGATTGCCGAAAAGGAACTTGAACTGGTCTATGTCACTGGTGGGAACAGTGGAAGTGAATTTTGCTTTAGAGGGTCTcttccaaaagaaaaagttaaaggcAAAATGGTTGTTTGTGATAGAGGTGTGAATGGAAGAGCAGAAAAAGGTGTAGCTGTCAAAGAAGCTGGTGGTGCTGCCATGATATTAGCCAATACAGAGATAAACCTTGAGGAAGACTCGGTTGATGCTCATGTCTTACCGGCAACTGAGATCGGTTATGCAGAGGCAGTACGTCTAAAAACTTACATGGACACCACCAGTCATCCTAGAGCTCGAATCGTATTCGGTGGAACTGTCATAGGAACGTCGCGAGCACCGGAAGTAGCACAATTTTCAGCCAGAGGACCCAACCTATATGATTCTACAATCCTCAAACCAGATGTGATTGCTCCAGGGGTTAATATCATTGCTGCTTGGCCTCAAAACTTAGGTCCCACTGGCCTTCCAGAAGATACTAGAAGAGTTAATTTCACTGTCATGTCGGGTACTTCCATGGCATGCCCTCATGTTAGTGGAATTGCAGCTTTGATTCACTCAGCTCACCCAGGGTGGACCCCAGCAGCCATTAAATCTGCAATAATGACATCTGCTGATGCAAGTGACCATAGGGGAAAACCAATAATGGATGGAAGCAAACCAGCAGCTGTTTTTGCCATTGGAGCAGGACATGTAAACCCTAATAGAGCCATTGACCCTGGATTGATCTATGATATCAAGCCAGATGAGTATGTCATTCATCTTTGCACCCTCGGATACACAAGATCAGAAATCTTTACAATCACACATAGGAATGTCAGTTGCAGTGAGAAGTTAAAGATGAACAGGGGTTTCAGCCTCAACTACCCCTCCATTTCTGTAGCTTTCAAGCATGGGGTGAAGAGTAAGATGATCACAAGGAGACTAACAAATGTGGGGAATCCTAATTCTGTGTATTCAGTGCAAGTGAAGCCTCCTGAGGGAGTCAAAGTGAGGGTCAAACCTAGAAGGCTAATATTCAAGCATATCAATCAAAGTTTGAGTTACAGAATATGGGTAATATCAAGGAAGAAAACTCAAACAAAGAAGATAAGCTATGCAGAAGGGCAGTTGACATGGATGAATGCTCACAATAGCTTCCACAGGGTTCGAAGCCCGATTTCAGTCACTTGGAAGTAGTAGCAGCTTAGCCAACTACCTATATTTCTTTCTAGTTCTTATTTTAATGTCTCATTGGAAAAGCTTTAAAAAAGCATGGTTTATCTATATTTGAGTTGAGCATATACCATGTTTTAAGTGAGATACAAACAGTATTGCCAAAAGCTCTTCATCGTCAAAATGAAGAGTGAAGCAATAATAACAACTGCTgtttaaaatacataaactGGGCTTTCAAGCTCTGCATTATTAGCTAAAGATCTTCCATATCAAAGGAACTAGTACTAGCAGTCATCTAAGCACACAAGAAAATGAAGTAAacaattttatgataaataaaagggaaaacagAAAAGCTTGTTGGGCAAAAGGAAGCAGTGAGGTATTTGCATGAAACCTACATTGGGATCTAACCCAATATAAGCCATCTGCATAAAAGCTACATGAGATTTCAAGTTATacttcaaacaaaaataaataacactaAGGAGGGATACAGATCAAAGTGAAGAGTATTGGGAAAGAAGAATAGAATTGCCTCATTTTTTGATGAACTGCAAGCCGTTTTCATTAGAATATCGCTCCATGAATCTCATGAACCTATCCCACTCTCGTGGTGTTCGCATTATGTACTTTGCTTCAATACCTGCAGGCTTCCCATTCACAAATTTGGCATTCACATCGACGGACTGAAGAACTCCTTCCTCATCAATCATGTAGAATCCAGTGATGTCACCAACTTCACTAGATGAATCAAACACGGACGGTTGGTCGAATCTGAATATAGCCATACCATTTGTACCATCTCTGGACTTTGTTAACCTTACATCTGGTGTTGTCTGTTCATCAGTTCcttgaatgaattgaatttttggtttaaccaTCATTACTATGGGGCTGCATCTCTTAGAGTTCCATCTTGTAGGTGATATTCGCGATTGAGCCACTTGTAAAGATTGCCCATTGAATTGTGAATTGGCGCTCCGGTGAGCAACCCAAGATGGTATTCCTATAAAAAGACATTGGACAAGTTAACTTGATGGTCATAAACAGCTTCCACTACATGTTTAAGAATCTCAGTATACCCTTACAAGAAACAAAAAGCTCATTAATAAACCCTCAATCAACACAAAAAGCTACTTTGTTGTTGAACATGAGAAATCACTGAGCGAATTCTTGCCATTTTCACAACGAATTGCCTCTCCAAGCTTTAACTCTTGAAAAATGGTACCAATTGTAAAAGCTTACtcataaacataaaagaaacgTAAATCAGTAGTAGAAAATTGAGTGGCAAAAGCAGTTGAAGTGGAAGAATAGAAGTGTAAAGTAATGATAAGCACCCAACGGTGAATTAAAGCTTAAATACTCATGCAACCGAATTATCAAACATTCCTATATATGTATGACAAGTTACCATTCTTTGCATTTGGGGTGTTTTTTAGTAGAAAATTGAACAAGTATAAGAAGAAATACCAGAGAGAGAGCGTGGTTGGTTGAGGAAAGAGTGAGAGACAGGAGAGGCCAAAGCCAGAGACTGAAGAGTTGCCATAGTTGGGAGTATGAGAagggagagggagagagagGGGTTTTAGTTGTAGAAGATAGTGAGTGAATAGGGAGGGATGGGTGTGTAACAAAGATAGCCATTCATTTTTGAGAATTTGGATTAGTGGAACAACTGAAACTAGTGATGATAGGCTTTTGCCTGTTGAATACTGTGTTTGTGCCATGTAATAATATCAATGCTCCATGCATTGAAGACCCAGCTGAGCTGACCCATATCACCCCCCGGTAATCAATCAACGGTAAGCCCATTTCGGCTTTTGAGTGAATCGATTACAACCAGTTGAATGGATTTtgtctttctttcctttttttataaattttaataatctattaattaaaataaaaaatattagtcGTACCGAAAATTAGTGATTTAATAGGTTCTATAATGTTACATTCTGGAATGAGATTACGGTGTTTAGAttcttaatattttgttatctcATAATCTCACATTATAGAATAGGTGTAATCTTATTACGGTATTATCTTAAATAATGCGTGTATCCTTAAAATTTGGATCAATTTACCCTTTGTtactaattaaaaacaaaatattttttaataattattcaaaaattttcacttaaattaatttaaattattaaactattcaaaaattttgatttaacttgagggttaattttcttttaataaaattaaataatatgacATTAAAGTAATGAAAAGAGATGATATTCCTATTTCATACCATCCTTTCTCGGTTTTTATGGTTGCGAAAGACATCTGGCTTCATCTTTTAGCAGTACAAAGAGGACTTTAGTGGGGAGTTAGGATTTGAATTAATAAATGGGGGAGGACTAGGGATAGGAATAGGAATAGGAATAGGATGGGGTGAAGTCAAGCTGCTCCCTAACCTAACCTACCTCTATTTATCAAGTCCAAGTGAGGCTTATTAATAATAATCACCCATTCGTGCACCATTCTTGCACACGATTATCATATAAAAAGCATTTTATGTATTGAAATCAGGAATTTTCCggaacattattatttaatttcaattattaattttgagagGCTgccaatttatttaaaatattaattttaaaatcaatttggttCAACTTCATTTGgtttctcaatttatttttatttttatttttaaattagtttctatttttaaaattaaaaacatatttggtaaataaatttaaaattttgttttcgataataaacacaaaatgtttaaaatggttgaaaaaaatattttctgccTTTATATAGGTTTGAACGaaaatctatttatttaaaattaaaaagaaacgtttgcttttcatttttgtaatttttttattttctaattttcacatacttttactttcatttattaaaattatttttaaaattttaactagttttcatgaatttttttccaaaaaatgaaaatgaacccatatatttataaaataataaatattgctatggaaatgcttttatatttccatataaatctataaaattaattcaaatctagaataaatataaaatatatatctatcaatacatattttaagtatttttgaGTTTGTGTCACGAGTTAATCGATATCACCAACATCAACTCAATtatgaaattagtaaaatatcctcttatatacaaattaacttatattttaatgagGGTGTTTTTGTCTTtctatataataaatcaataaataattgataataatgagATTTTAACTCAGAACACCATGcatgataaacaaataaatttgcTATTGCAACCAAAATATTggctttttataaaaaaaatgaccttaaaatattaattaattacaaaaatgacctggagaaaaaattatatacaaaaatgACTCGTTTGCTACAGTGGAAGCCAGTGTCGCCTAACCAATTGACGACACCACTCTCTTTCCCCCTTATCATTACCCAATcatcaatttgtaaaaaaacaaagaattttttttttcgccACTATGTCAAGTGGCACCTATATGTATTTGttcaaaatacccttaaaaatACAAGTATTCACTatggagaaaaaaatgaaaaaaaatatttttaatgggTGCCCCAGTCTACCAAGCAGCACcgatcaaatttatttaaatatatatatatatatatttttttttgtcagtgataaaagaaaaagaaaaaaattagtgtCGTCGCCGTGTCAAGCAGCACCAGTGGCTATcagggaaaaaaatttaatgggtGTCGTCGATGTGTCAAGCTGCaccattgattttttaaaaaatgtttttttaatttgtgtcGTCACGCTgtcaagaaaatatatttttcttaaaccaCATCTCTTAGTGTTTTTCTCAAATTGGTTTCTTTCCACCATGAATATCcggtaaaatatttttcacctattaaaacaattttaacttaatagtAGTGAtagtgaaaaatattttaacttgattAGTGATAGTGatagtgaaaaaaaattcaacggACGGTCATGGCCGTTATtccatatattttgatagtgtaaataatttttttgagctTAACAACGATCATCCtttttgattgaattaaaaagtgttttttttttataattatcgTAATTCTAGTTACATGAATAATGCATCTAAATATGATGATCCCCACTATCAATTTAACTTCTAtgataataatactaactatAATTGGAATAATCACATGACAAGGTGGTGGTCACGCACTCcccatattttcttcttctttttttctaagtttttttttttaaatttctcacTCTACCCTTTTTCTTTCATGCACCACTTTAATGATTACAACCGTTGCCATCCCAAGTCGCATTTCAGCTTTTCTCTACCATCACAGTCACTCCTCCTTGAAAGTTCTCTTGCCCTCCTCTCTGACATGTATGAGgtttataaaatatcatcttcCGGTGGCATTAAACTTGACCACATACCCACTGTCAATTGATAAGGTTTTTCATGCGCAGGTTTAAACACTATACTTGAACCCATTATCATATAATTACCGTCAATTGGGAGTCCGAGTTTCAATGCGACATCTTCTAAGGCGATGGTATACTCCTCACACgacaaatgaaatgtgtgggtctccGGCCACTACTGCATCATCGTGAACtcaaacatacct
This region includes:
- the LOC105798504 gene encoding subtilisin-like protease SBT1.2, producing the protein MFELSSSPSNTPPPTSSSPSNYLCLYFSMEPKLHLFFSALCFYLVSAYGNTLRTYIVQLHPHGVTSSSFPTKFLWHLSFLDQTLSSEEDSSSRLLYSYGSAMEGFAALLTETEIELLRGLPDVVAVRPDQLLQLQTTYSYKFLGLSSTTDGAWVKSGFGRGTIIGVLDTGVWPESPSFADQGMPPVPKRWRGMCQEGQNFKATSCNRKLIGARFFIKGHHVSSVPPSENMVDEYISPRDSSGHGTHTSSTAGGVSVPMASVLGNVAGVARGMAPGAHIAVYKVCWFNGCYSSDILAAIDVAIVDGVDVLSLSLGGFPLPLFDDSIAIGSFRAVEHGISVICAAGNNGPIQSSVANIAPWIATIGASTLDRKFPAIVRMGNGEYVYGESLFPGKSLPIAEKELELVYVTGGNSGSEFCFRGSLPKEKVKGKMVVCDRGVNGRAEKGVAVKEAGGAAMILANTEINLEEDSVDAHVLPATEIGYAEAVRLKTYMDTTSHPRARIVFGGTVIGTSRAPEVAQFSARGPNLYDSTILKPDVIAPGVNIIAAWPQNLGPTGLPEDTRRVNFTVMSGTSMACPHVSGIAALIHSAHPGWTPAAIKSAIMTSADASDHRGKPIMDGSKPAAVFAIGAGHVNPNRAIDPGLIYDIKPDEYVIHLCTLGYTRSEIFTITHRNVSCSEKLKMNRGFSLNYPSISVAFKHGVKSKMITRRLTNVGNPNSVYSVQVKPPEGVKVRVKPRRLIFKHINQSLSYRIWVISRKKTQTKKISYAEGQLTWMNAHNSFHRVRSPISVTWK
- the LOC105798519 gene encoding LOW QUALITY PROTEIN: xyloglucan galactosyltransferase MUR3 (The sequence of the model RefSeq protein was modified relative to this genomic sequence to represent the inferred CDS: inserted 4 bases in 4 codons), with protein sequence MRRRPVTLGPLEAMEKGSPKNQQTRLCFLASLSAFFWILLLYFHFVVLGSSPTVEESITLQPVKLESPLVNVESVPSPVTDARVEKEKPAPVKPVQDTAGEKVVPYPFMRALRTVENKSDPCGGRYIYVHKLPPRFNEDMLKECRSLSLWTNMCKFTSNKGLGPPLENVEGVFENTGWYATNQFAVDVIFSNRMKQYECLTNDSSIAAAIFVPFYAGFDIARYLWGYNISTRDAASLDLVDWLMKRPEWGIMGGXDHFLVAGRITWDFRRLSDEESDWGNKLLFLPAARNMSMLVVESXPWNANDFGIPYPTYFHPAKDEEVFIWQDRMRKLERKWLFSFAGAPRPGNPKSIXGQIINQCRNSKVCKLLECDFGESKCHSPSSIMQMFQSSLFCLQPQGDSYTRRSAFDSMLAGCIPVFFHPGSAYTQYTWHLPXNFTTYSVFIPEDDIRKRNVSIEERLSQISPEQVKIMRETVINLIPRLIYADPRSKLETLRDAFDVAVQAVIDKVTRLRRNIIQGRTEYDNFVEENSWKYDLLDEGQREVGAHEWDPFFSKPKDEQRDQSAEAAKNSWKNEQREQ
- the LOC105798509 gene encoding photosystem II reaction center PSB28 protein, chloroplastic isoform X1, which encodes MATLQSLALASPVSHSFLNQPRSLSAFTIGTIFQELKLGEAIRCENGIPSWVAHRSANSQFNGQSLQVAQSRISPTRWNSKRCSPIVMMVKPKIQFIQGTDEQTTPDVRLTKSRDGTNGMAIFRFDQPSVFDSSSEVGDITGFYMIDEEGVLQSVDVNAKFVNGKPAGIEAKYIMRTPREWDRFMRFMERYSNENGLQFIKK
- the LOC105798509 gene encoding photosystem II reaction center PSB28 protein, chloroplastic isoform X2: MATLQSLALASPVSHSFLNQPRSLSGIPSWVAHRSANSQFNGQSLQVAQSRISPTRWNSKRCSPIVMMVKPKIQFIQGTDEQTTPDVRLTKSRDGTNGMAIFRFDQPSVFDSSSEVGDITGFYMIDEEGVLQSVDVNAKFVNGKPAGIEAKYIMRTPREWDRFMRFMERYSNENGLQFIKK